In Erigeron canadensis isolate Cc75 chromosome 1, C_canadensis_v1, whole genome shotgun sequence, a single window of DNA contains:
- the LOC122610188 gene encoding 23 kDa jasmonate-induced protein-like: protein MPLKEKRKHIYEYIINKLTHIYIGQNMASNVFGKPVRGGSRSDRAYKALENTNLDGKRDQALQYVRSEQQKFEAQGGQLCTLAIFYNATGETLCYVEDDSKYGKIYDSYPNRVENGQWGAFLHSKKASALTGSEGFVVYSGKFNDADSCKQLIAWDVPVDQVRYDNHAYCDIYTDACDINKEKVYKSMEAGRKQRTTTRKGICITASIDEGTSPLFKAQFTIED from the exons ATGCCTCTCAAAGAAAAACGCAAacacatatacgagtatataattaataaacttacacatatatatataggacaaAATATGGCTAGTAACGTGTTTGGCAAACCGGTGAGAGGGGGAAGTAGGTCAGATAGGGCCTACAAGGCCTTGGAGAACACAAACTTAGACGGAAAGCGTGATCAGGCACTTCAATACGTCAGGAGTGAACAACAGAAGTTTGAGGCGCAGGGTGGACAACTTTGCACACTGGCCATCTTTTACAATGCTACTGGTGAGACCTTGTGTTATGTTGAAGACGACTCCAAGTATGGGAAGATCTATGATTCGTATCCGAATAGAGTTGAGAATGGCCAGTGGGGTGCGTTCCTGCATTCAAAAAAGGCTTCCGCGCTAACCGGCTCGGAAGGATTCGTTGTGTATAGTGGTAAGTTCAATGATGCAGATTCCTGCAAGCAGCTAATTGCTTGGGATGTCCCTGTGGACCAAGTGCGATATGACAACCac GCCTATTGTGACATCTATACTGATGCTTGCGATATTAACAAGGAAAAGGTGTATAAAAGTATGGAAGCCGGTAGGAAACAACGTACGACTACAAGGAAAGGGATTTGCATAACAGCGTCGATTGATGAGGGTACTTCTCCTCTGTTCAAAGCACAATTCACTATTGAAGATTAA